The proteins below come from a single Parageobacillus toebii NBRC 107807 genomic window:
- a CDS encoding spore germination protein translates to MLFQWGLRKKQQDKQGAATRQERDQSGQVQDIPHEPIHSLLDVNIDIIRHTTGNSSDIVIRRFMIGQERSIRAALIFIDGLADEKNVYQFLLEPLMTATFPLSLSPKDTFCFMEKKLAAVGRIERISQWVDLFLALMSGETIILLDGVTFALSASTSGGEYRAIEEPQTQLAIRGPRDGFTESLRMNTTLIRRRIKNPNLWLETMKIGEVTQTDVAIMYIKGIANDEIVEEVRKRLRRIHIDSVLETGYLEQLIEDQTFTTFPTTYHTERPDVVAANLLEGRVAVFVEGTPFVLVAPALFIQFFQAVEDYYARFDIATALRFLRVLVFFISLVAPAIYIAAMTFHQEMIPTPLVIAIAAQREAIPFPAFVEALVMEVIFEILREAGVRLPRAVGQTVSIVGALVIGQAAVEAGFVSSAMVIVVSITAIASFATPSFAIAISARLIRFALMFLAAMFGFYGIIIGILVMTIHLCSLRSFGIPYMSPLAPFIPSNMGDTLFRVPAWAFKERPRLINQKNIIRQGNHQRSQPSASNRQEKNEGEQS, encoded by the coding sequence ATGCTGTTTCAGTGGGGATTGCGAAAAAAACAACAAGATAAGCAAGGAGCGGCAACACGCCAAGAACGCGATCAAAGCGGTCAAGTCCAAGATATTCCGCATGAGCCGATTCATTCGCTGCTGGATGTGAATATCGATATCATTCGCCATACGACGGGAAACAGTTCCGATATTGTCATCCGTCGTTTTATGATTGGACAAGAACGTTCGATTCGCGCCGCGCTTATTTTTATCGATGGGCTTGCCGATGAAAAAAATGTGTATCAATTTTTGTTGGAGCCGCTTATGACAGCAACGTTTCCGCTTTCCTTATCCCCGAAAGATACGTTTTGCTTTATGGAAAAAAAACTAGCTGCTGTCGGCAGAATCGAGCGCATCTCCCAGTGGGTTGATTTATTTTTGGCACTTATGTCAGGGGAGACGATTATTCTTCTTGATGGAGTGACGTTTGCTTTAAGTGCAAGTACGAGTGGGGGAGAATATCGGGCGATTGAAGAGCCGCAAACACAGCTAGCTATTCGCGGTCCGCGCGATGGATTTACGGAATCGCTACGCATGAACACCACCCTCATTCGCCGTCGCATTAAAAATCCGAATCTATGGCTCGAAACAATGAAAATTGGCGAAGTGACACAAACGGACGTTGCCATTATGTATATTAAAGGAATTGCTAACGATGAAATCGTCGAGGAAGTCAGAAAACGGCTTCGCCGCATACATATTGATAGTGTTCTTGAAACAGGATATCTTGAACAATTAATCGAAGATCAAACATTTACTACTTTCCCGACAACATACCATACAGAGCGGCCGGATGTGGTAGCAGCAAACCTTCTCGAAGGAAGAGTAGCAGTATTTGTGGAAGGAACTCCATTTGTGCTCGTTGCGCCCGCTTTATTTATCCAATTTTTTCAAGCTGTTGAAGATTATTACGCTCGCTTTGATATTGCAACAGCACTTCGATTTTTGCGTGTTCTTGTTTTCTTTATTTCACTTGTTGCCCCGGCGATTTATATTGCAGCAATGACGTTTCATCAAGAAATGATCCCAACTCCACTTGTCATTGCGATTGCTGCTCAACGTGAAGCAATTCCATTTCCAGCGTTTGTCGAAGCGTTGGTGATGGAAGTAATTTTTGAAATTTTGCGGGAAGCAGGGGTGCGCTTGCCGCGTGCTGTTGGTCAAACTGTTTCGATTGTCGGAGCGCTTGTCATCGGACAGGCGGCGGTGGAGGCAGGGTTTGTTTCATCGGCGATGGTGATTGTCGTTTCCATTACGGCAATCGCCAGCTTTGCGACCCCTTCGTTTGCGATTGCGATTTCCGCGCGCCTCATTCGTTTTGCGCTCATGTTTCTTGCGGCGATGTTTGGGTTTTACGGCATTATTATAGGAATTTTAGTGATGACGATTCATTTATGCAGTCTTCGTTCCTTTGGCATTCCATATATGTCACCGCTTGCCCCGTTTATTCCGTCCAACATGGGCGATACGCTTTTCCGTGTGCCAGCATGGGCGTTTAAAGAGCGTCCGCGTTTAATCAATCAGAAAAATATTATTCGCCAGGGAAATCATCAACGATCTCAGCCGTCTGCTTCCAATCGTCAGGAGAAAAATGAGGGAGAGCAATCATGA
- a CDS encoding ABC transporter ATP-binding protein, with the protein MIHLTNVTKTFDRFQAIRKVNMTVQKGRIYGLLGSNGAGKTTLLKMMAGIIRPDHGTVLIDGEEVWENPEVKRRIMFLPDHVYFFPQTTIEQMAAFYESVYPSFHRERFTRLQELFLLDPRKKIHQFSKGMQRQAAFWLAFSTMPDVLIMDEPLDGLDAVVRQKVKNIIVQEVAEREMTVVISSHNLREMEDLCDCIGILHEGEMLFEKELDAMKTDIHKIQVAFRNGIPKQFTEQLDIVYKEQRGSVLLLIVRGEKQEIVSYIKTFQPLIFDILPLTLEEIFIYEMGDVGYAIENIIV; encoded by the coding sequence ATGATTCACTTGACGAACGTAACGAAAACATTTGATCGCTTTCAAGCGATTCGCAAAGTGAACATGACAGTGCAAAAGGGAAGAATTTACGGCCTGCTCGGCTCCAATGGCGCCGGAAAAACGACATTGCTAAAGATGATGGCTGGCATTATCCGTCCTGATCACGGTACGGTGCTCATTGATGGAGAAGAAGTATGGGAAAATCCAGAAGTGAAGCGTCGAATCATGTTTTTGCCGGATCATGTATATTTTTTCCCACAGACAACGATTGAACAAATGGCTGCGTTTTACGAAAGCGTCTATCCATCTTTTCATCGGGAGCGGTTTACAAGATTACAAGAATTATTTTTGCTCGACCCGCGCAAAAAAATTCACCAGTTTTCAAAAGGAATGCAGCGTCAAGCCGCGTTTTGGCTCGCCTTTTCAACGATGCCGGACGTGCTCATCATGGATGAGCCGCTTGATGGGCTCGATGCGGTCGTTAGACAAAAAGTGAAAAATATTATCGTCCAAGAGGTCGCTGAACGCGAAATGACAGTGGTTATTTCTTCACATAACTTGCGGGAGATGGAAGATCTTTGCGACTGTATCGGCATTTTACATGAGGGAGAAATGCTGTTTGAAAAAGAGCTGGATGCGATGAAAACCGATATCCATAAAATTCAAGTCGCTTTTCGGAATGGAATTCCAAAGCAATTTACCGAGCAGCTTGATATCGTTTACAAAGAGCAGCGCGGCAGCGTCCTTCTCCTTATTGTGCGCGGCGAAAAGCAGGAAATCGTTTCCTATATTAAGACGTTTCAGCCGCTCATTTTCGATATCCTGCCGCTTACGCTCGAAGAAATTTTCATTTACGAAATGGGGGATGTCGGCTATGCCATCGAAAATATTATCGTTTAA
- a CDS encoding ArsR/SmtB family transcription factor, protein MANDVCEVFSINAEKVDAVRQRINEISGVEQLFKALADATRLKITYALMLEKELCVCDVAMIIGCTVATASHHLRLLRDMGIAKHRKEGKLVFYSLKDDHVEQLVMLALVHAKEGEEHDGK, encoded by the coding sequence ATGGCGAACGATGTATGTGAAGTATTTTCCATTAACGCGGAAAAAGTGGATGCCGTCCGGCAGCGCATCAATGAAATCAGCGGGGTGGAACAGCTGTTTAAAGCACTTGCCGATGCGACGCGCTTAAAAATCACGTATGCGTTAATGCTCGAAAAAGAGCTGTGCGTCTGTGATGTCGCGATGATTATCGGCTGCACGGTCGCAACCGCTTCCCACCATTTGCGTTTGCTTCGCGATATGGGAATCGCCAAGCACCGCAAAGAAGGGAAACTCGTGTTTTATTCGCTGAAAGACGACCATGTCGAACAGCTTGTAATGCTGGCGCTTGTCCACGCCAAAGAGGGGGAAGAACACGATGGAAAATAA
- a CDS encoding GntR family transcriptional regulator, which yields MFELDVRSRQPIYEQLVEKMKEMIIREIWKPHEQLPSVRMLAKQLTINPNTIQKAYRELEHQGFIYSIPGKGNFVSPQPKAASQEKIEAIRHDIVRLAAEALFLGVAKEEVLQWIEQAEQGERGGETDDSLDERNENI from the coding sequence TTGTTTGAACTAGATGTCCGCAGCCGCCAGCCGATTTATGAGCAGCTTGTCGAAAAAATGAAAGAGATGATCATCCGCGAAATATGGAAACCGCATGAGCAGCTGCCATCCGTTCGGATGTTGGCGAAACAATTGACGATTAATCCAAACACGATTCAAAAAGCGTATCGGGAATTAGAGCACCAAGGGTTTATTTATTCAATTCCAGGAAAGGGAAACTTTGTTTCTCCGCAGCCAAAAGCAGCAAGCCAAGAAAAAATCGAAGCCATTCGTCACGATATTGTCCGCCTAGCTGCCGAGGCGCTTTTTTTAGGGGTGGCCAAAGAGGAAGTGCTACAATGGATTGAACAAGCGGAACAAGGGGAGAGAGGGGGAGAAACCGATGATTCACTTGACGAACGTAACGAAAACATTTGA
- a CDS encoding Ger(x)C family spore germination protein: MKRKIAIIISLLLCATVLSGCWSAKELNELAFVVAVGIDKTKDGKYVMIFQVVNPGNVVGARQNGGGSGGVPVSIYKATGDNLVEASRKASKKLSRLIYYAHTNLFVISEEVAKEGVNGLFDALERNSECRSTAMVVIARHHSAEEVLKILTPIDKIPANQIIKTLQFSEKIWGQSINVDIGTIINDLASPGKAPIISGVEIVGSVQKGKRQTNVQASEPDARLNINGLAMFKEDKLVGWISGETARGVVWILDKMEQTGVTVEKEDAAYKVVRAKTSVAAHMKKGKPSISIHIQAEGDIGEEFVSIDFTNPKQIFALEKKAEKSIKKEVVKAIEEAKKAKTDIFGFGDIVYRSYPQQWKTMKSDWHDRYFPQLEVNVTVEAFIRRTGLRTKSYLFGQ; encoded by the coding sequence ATGAAACGAAAAATCGCAATCATCATTTCACTTCTGTTATGTGCCACGGTTCTTTCCGGATGTTGGAGCGCAAAAGAGCTGAACGAATTGGCCTTTGTCGTCGCTGTCGGAATTGATAAAACGAAGGATGGAAAATATGTGATGATATTTCAAGTTGTCAACCCAGGAAACGTTGTTGGTGCGAGACAGAACGGTGGAGGTAGTGGCGGGGTGCCGGTTTCCATCTACAAAGCAACAGGAGATAACCTTGTCGAGGCAAGCCGGAAAGCGTCCAAAAAACTATCGCGGCTTATTTACTATGCGCATACAAATTTATTTGTTATTAGTGAAGAAGTGGCAAAAGAAGGAGTCAACGGATTGTTTGATGCACTCGAAAGAAATAGTGAATGTCGCTCGACAGCAATGGTCGTGATCGCCCGGCATCATTCAGCGGAAGAGGTTCTGAAAATATTAACGCCCATTGATAAAATTCCAGCAAATCAAATTATAAAAACATTACAATTTTCTGAAAAAATATGGGGGCAATCGATTAATGTTGATATAGGAACAATAATTAACGATCTTGCTTCTCCAGGAAAAGCGCCAATCATTAGCGGTGTGGAGATTGTTGGGAGCGTGCAAAAAGGAAAACGGCAAACGAACGTGCAAGCTTCTGAACCTGATGCGCGATTGAATATCAATGGTTTAGCGATGTTTAAAGAGGATAAACTGGTTGGATGGATTTCTGGAGAAACAGCGCGTGGAGTGGTATGGATTCTTGATAAAATGGAACAAACAGGCGTTACAGTTGAAAAAGAAGACGCTGCCTATAAAGTCGTTCGTGCCAAAACGAGCGTAGCGGCGCATATGAAAAAAGGAAAACCATCCATTTCCATTCATATTCAGGCAGAGGGAGATATCGGCGAAGAGTTTGTCTCCATTGATTTTACCAATCCTAAGCAAATTTTTGCATTAGAAAAAAAAGCGGAAAAAAGTATAAAGAAGGAAGTGGTCAAAGCGATAGAAGAAGCAAAAAAAGCAAAAACGGATATCTTTGGGTTTGGAGATATTGTCTATCGTTCCTATCCGCAGCAATGGAAAACCATGA
- a CDS encoding ABC transporter permease: MPSKILSFNRGLLVQNLRSVGWIGIVHFLLWFAAIPLQLLMAYSQQKDSGIFPEWESLYSISAEFQTMIVFTLPVLLATLLFRYMQGKQSSDFMHSLPVQRAELFCQQAVFGVGLVVLPIALVSLLTIVCRYGLSLSVPLAIGDIIRWMWETAIMELFVFAASVFVGIMTGMSTLQVVFTYILFLFPAGITVLLLTNTSFLLVGFPADYYLSKNLEEIVPFFRYLRLEAAPLTAGESLVYLLLMMLFLIFAIWLYQKRHSEAATQALAFPVLRPVFKYGVAFCTMLLGGFYFGVTQNQFFWIVFGYITFSFIGFFVAEMIIEKTWRVFHKWKGYAYFAAAMVVIGILVHLDITGYEKRLPALEDIRQVYFGGSVVDFVENGERSYVPFEQENQFLKEKENIRAVYAFHQQLVNDQPKPSPFTEQRQVVIGYVLKDSKRMIRQYHVPSDQYFSYFQPILESKEYKKNYYLLLRDQGYSPIRQVAFHTPETGEKTLTIIEPQQIDSFIEALKADLMEEPASAMLDDNVWEGDIELLQSDGDIIHLEWKKNVYSCRKMAQRPPSARKSQGECGMIKGNHRDSLFLMKNIQIIV, from the coding sequence ATGCCATCGAAAATATTATCGTTTAATCGCGGGCTTTTGGTGCAAAATCTTCGCAGCGTCGGATGGATTGGCATCGTGCATTTCTTGCTGTGGTTCGCCGCCATTCCGCTGCAATTATTGATGGCTTACTCCCAGCAGAAAGATAGCGGTATTTTTCCAGAATGGGAAAGCTTATACAGCATTTCCGCAGAGTTTCAAACGATGATCGTTTTTACGCTGCCGGTGTTGTTAGCCACACTGTTATTTCGTTACATGCAAGGAAAACAATCCTCTGATTTTATGCATAGCTTGCCTGTGCAGCGAGCAGAGTTGTTTTGCCAGCAAGCTGTGTTTGGAGTGGGACTTGTTGTCCTCCCGATCGCGCTTGTTTCGTTGCTTACCATCGTTTGTCGCTATGGATTAAGTCTTTCCGTGCCGCTTGCCATCGGTGACATCATCCGCTGGATGTGGGAAACGGCTATTATGGAACTGTTTGTTTTTGCCGCTTCTGTTTTTGTTGGCATAATGACAGGCATGTCGACGCTGCAAGTTGTATTTACTTACATTTTGTTTTTATTCCCGGCAGGCATCACTGTTTTGTTATTGACCAATACTTCGTTTTTATTGGTTGGCTTCCCGGCTGATTATTATTTATCGAAAAATCTGGAGGAAATTGTTCCGTTTTTCCGCTATTTACGGCTTGAAGCAGCACCGTTGACAGCAGGGGAATCGCTTGTTTATCTGCTTTTGATGATGTTGTTCCTTATTTTCGCGATTTGGCTGTACCAAAAACGGCATAGCGAGGCGGCGACGCAGGCGCTGGCGTTTCCGGTGCTCCGTCCGGTCTTTAAGTACGGCGTCGCTTTTTGTACGATGCTTCTTGGCGGTTTTTATTTCGGCGTTACACAAAACCAGTTTTTCTGGATTGTGTTCGGATATATCACCTTCTCATTTATCGGCTTTTTCGTTGCCGAAATGATTATCGAAAAAACATGGCGCGTTTTCCATAAGTGGAAAGGGTACGCTTATTTTGCCGCGGCGATGGTGGTCATTGGCATTTTGGTTCATCTGGATATAACCGGATATGAAAAACGGCTGCCGGCGCTAGAGGATATCCGCCAAGTCTATTTCGGCGGTTCCGTCGTTGATTTTGTCGAGAATGGCGAACGTTCGTATGTGCCGTTTGAGCAAGAAAACCAGTTTTTAAAGGAAAAGGAAAACATTCGCGCCGTCTACGCGTTTCACCAACAGTTAGTCAACGATCAGCCAAAACCGTCGCCGTTTACGGAACAAAGACAAGTGGTCATCGGCTATGTGCTAAAGGACAGCAAGCGGATGATCCGCCAGTACCATGTGCCTAGCGATCAATATTTTTCCTATTTCCAACCAATTTTAGAATCGAAAGAGTATAAGAAAAACTATTATTTATTGCTCCGCGATCAAGGATATTCGCCGATTCGCCAAGTTGCCTTCCACACCCCGGAAACGGGCGAGAAAACGTTGACGATCATCGAGCCGCAGCAAATTGATTCATTTATCGAAGCGTTAAAAGCCGACTTAATGGAAGAGCCGGCAAGCGCAATGCTGGATGACAACGTATGGGAGGGGGATATTGAATTGCTGCAAAGCGACGGTGATATCATCCATCTTGAATGGAAAAAAAACGTATACTCATGTCGAAAAATGGCTCAAAGACCACCATCTGCTCGAAAAAGCCAGGGGGAATGCGGAATGATAAAAGGGAATCATCGTGATTCCCTTTTTTTGATGAAAAACATTCAAATTATCGTTTGA
- a CDS encoding IS200/IS605 family accessory protein TnpB-related protein → MKTVRGMKIVSDDETQLRSLDELMRVFGSAKRYAFNRLLEGRNAKDIIKHLPHQFQLNKRFAEDAVLLVQSLISSQRELLPMRLEDVRAKIEKTEKKIDDYQHGRKTPKKVDLPTCLGGLHQRLEKLKAKEAELTHHLEQGTIPRVIFGGKENFYKRLKGKITNEEWKDVRSNQLYARGDKSKKGNLNIRLTYDDKTYQCYVEIANPLGQPKGKHAPRLRFPVSVPEKYEEEIIDLVMGEQVGVNAKGKPIIKYRPYTVEIKRKNGEYYIHLIYEEEVYGRELAYDEPIQAERIAGMDINIDRIAVSIVSKQGNFLKSKVFYCHELEYVRTNKRNNIVGETVRDVYDWLLQENVGAVVIENIQLRQQHDTDKRFNRLTHHFKKKKLTDTIIRRGLRLGFRIKKVNPAYTSVIGRFKYRKKYGLSVHESAALVIGRRGLGYRERLPKELIHIIKTKVKRHLIALLGSMEESYKQSKSGTKQRQYLGMMLKKIENFKEEHEWSLWNILHKFCWLNQYQIQLREV, encoded by the coding sequence ATGAAAACGGTTCGGGGGATGAAAATCGTTTCCGATGATGAAACACAACTTCGCTCATTAGATGAGTTGATGCGCGTCTTTGGTTCCGCGAAGCGATACGCGTTCAACCGCTTGCTGGAGGGAAGGAACGCAAAAGACATCATCAAGCACCTTCCGCATCAATTTCAGCTCAACAAACGGTTTGCCGAAGATGCGGTCTTGCTTGTTCAATCACTGATTTCTTCCCAACGTGAATTGCTTCCAATGCGCTTGGAGGATGTGCGGGCGAAAATCGAAAAAACCGAAAAGAAAATCGATGACTACCAACATGGAAGAAAAACACCGAAAAAAGTCGATCTTCCAACATGTCTAGGTGGATTGCACCAACGGTTAGAAAAGCTCAAAGCGAAAGAAGCCGAGCTAACGCATCATCTGGAACAAGGGACCATTCCACGTGTGATTTTTGGTGGCAAAGAGAATTTTTATAAGCGCTTGAAAGGAAAAATCACGAACGAAGAATGGAAAGATGTGCGCTCGAATCAGTTGTACGCCAGAGGAGATAAAAGCAAAAAAGGAAATTTGAATATTCGCCTCACCTATGACGACAAGACGTACCAATGTTATGTAGAAATCGCCAATCCACTTGGACAACCAAAAGGGAAACACGCTCCACGTTTACGATTTCCTGTGTCTGTTCCTGAAAAATATGAAGAGGAAATCATCGATCTCGTTATGGGAGAACAAGTCGGAGTGAATGCAAAAGGAAAGCCCATTATCAAATATCGACCATATACTGTTGAAATCAAACGCAAAAACGGAGAATATTACATTCATCTCATCTATGAAGAAGAGGTATATGGAAGGGAACTTGCCTATGATGAACCGATTCAAGCGGAACGAATCGCAGGGATGGATATCAATATTGACCGCATCGCTGTAAGCATCGTTTCGAAACAAGGAAATTTTCTTAAATCAAAAGTGTTTTATTGCCATGAACTCGAATATGTGCGGACGAATAAACGAAACAACATCGTTGGAGAAACGGTACGAGATGTGTATGACTGGCTGCTTCAAGAGAATGTCGGGGCAGTGGTCATCGAAAACATTCAACTAAGACAGCAGCACGATACGGACAAACGATTCAATCGCTTGACACATCATTTCAAAAAGAAAAAACTGACTGATACCATCATTCGCCGAGGCTTACGGCTTGGGTTTCGCATCAAAAAAGTGAATCCGGCGTATACCAGCGTCATCGGTCGTTTCAAGTATAGGAAAAAATATGGGTTATCCGTTCATGAAAGTGCCGCTTTGGTGATTGGCAGACGGGGATTGGGGTATCGTGAACGATTACCAAAAGAACTCATTCACATCATAAAAACGAAAGTGAAGCGCCATTTGATTGCTTTGTTAGGGTCGATGGAAGAATCCTATAAGCAATCGAAAAGCGGAACGAAACAACGGCAATATCTAGGTATGATGTTAAAAAAGATCGAGAACTTCAAAGAGGAACATGAATGGTCATTATGGAACATCCTGCACAAATTCTGCTGGCTGAACCAGTACCAAATTCAACTGCGGGAGGTGTAG
- a CDS encoding heavy metal translocating P-type ATPase, giving the protein MENKHVYRLQGLSCANCAAKFEKNVKSIATVKDAEVNFGAAKLTVIGEASIAELEKAGAFDGITVIPETERKEQKAEPFWKKKTNVIAMISALFLLAGYAAAYTIGERHIATILLFTASIIIGGYHLLKTGINNLVRLQFDMNTLMTIAVIGAACIGEWKEGAVVVFLFAVSEALERYSMDTARRSIQRLMDIAPKKAIVLRDGKEYEVDVEDIVVGDTIIVKPGQKIAMDGIVLRGESSVNEAAITGESMPVAKTIGDEVYAGTLNAEGALEVRVTKQVKDTTIAKIIHLVEEAQAQRAPAQQFIDRFARYYTPAIMLIAFLLAIVPPLWLGGEWLTWIYRGLTVLVVGCPCALVISTPVAIVTAIGQAARQGVLIKGGAYLEEIGKLSAIAFDKTGTLTTGTPEVADIYPFGGLDEKEVLKIAAAIEKQSEHPLASAILRKAEELQISLDSLQVSEFRAMTGKGAAACVNGTMYYIGKPSLFSDASIGEDVRAQITRAQKQGNTVMLLGDETKVLGMIAVSDQLRENAAFVLETLRNLGITQTIMLTGDHETTARAIASSLPLTDIRAELLPEEKLTAIQTLQQQSGRIAMVGDGVNDAPALAAANIGIAMGDIGTDVALETADVVLMGDDLGKLPYAIRLGRKTMRIIQQNIALAFLLKVLALVLIIPGWLTLWMAIFADMGATLLVLLNSMRLLRLGAVSK; this is encoded by the coding sequence ATGGAAAATAAACATGTGTACCGCCTTCAAGGCCTTTCCTGCGCCAACTGTGCGGCAAAGTTTGAGAAAAATGTGAAAAGCATTGCGACGGTCAAAGATGCCGAAGTCAATTTTGGCGCGGCGAAGCTAACAGTTATCGGCGAAGCGTCGATTGCGGAGCTGGAAAAAGCGGGTGCTTTTGACGGAATTACCGTCATTCCGGAAACAGAGCGGAAAGAACAGAAAGCAGAACCGTTTTGGAAAAAGAAAACAAATGTGATTGCGATGATATCGGCTTTGTTTCTCCTTGCCGGCTATGCAGCTGCTTATACGATCGGGGAACGGCATATTGCGACCATTTTATTATTTACAGCAAGTATCATCATTGGCGGCTACCATTTATTAAAAACCGGAATCAACAATCTTGTTCGCCTGCAATTTGATATGAATACGCTCATGACGATTGCTGTCATTGGTGCAGCGTGCATCGGAGAATGGAAAGAAGGAGCGGTCGTTGTCTTCCTATTTGCGGTTAGCGAAGCGCTTGAGCGGTATTCCATGGATACGGCGCGCCGTTCGATTCAACGGCTGATGGATATCGCTCCGAAAAAAGCGATCGTGCTTCGAGATGGCAAAGAGTATGAAGTGGATGTGGAAGATATCGTTGTCGGCGATACGATAATTGTGAAACCAGGGCAAAAAATCGCAATGGATGGCATCGTGCTTCGCGGTGAATCATCCGTAAACGAAGCGGCGATTACAGGCGAATCGATGCCGGTAGCCAAAACCATTGGCGATGAAGTATATGCCGGAACGTTGAATGCAGAAGGCGCGCTCGAAGTACGAGTGACAAAGCAGGTGAAGGACACAACGATTGCGAAAATCATTCATCTTGTCGAAGAGGCGCAGGCACAGCGGGCGCCAGCCCAGCAATTTATCGACCGCTTTGCGCGCTATTATACGCCAGCGATTATGCTCATTGCTTTCCTTCTTGCAATAGTGCCGCCGCTATGGCTTGGCGGAGAATGGCTGACGTGGATTTACCGCGGCTTGACGGTGCTTGTCGTCGGATGTCCGTGCGCGCTTGTCATTAGCACGCCGGTCGCAATTGTAACCGCCATTGGGCAAGCGGCACGGCAAGGAGTGCTTATTAAAGGTGGAGCGTATTTAGAAGAAATCGGAAAACTTTCGGCTATTGCGTTTGATAAAACAGGAACATTAACGACTGGAACCCCAGAAGTGGCCGATATTTATCCATTTGGCGGCCTGGATGAAAAAGAAGTGCTAAAAATCGCCGCAGCCATCGAAAAACAGTCAGAGCATCCGCTTGCTTCTGCCATTTTACGCAAAGCAGAGGAATTACAAATATCATTGGACAGTTTGCAAGTAAGCGAGTTTCGCGCGATGACCGGCAAAGGAGCGGCAGCATGTGTGAACGGAACCATGTATTATATTGGAAAACCGTCCTTGTTTTCCGATGCGTCTATCGGTGAAGACGTGCGCGCGCAAATCACACGAGCACAAAAGCAAGGAAATACGGTCATGCTGCTTGGTGATGAAACAAAGGTGCTTGGAATGATTGCCGTTTCTGATCAACTGCGTGAAAATGCTGCTTTTGTGCTAGAAACATTACGTAATCTAGGAATCACTCAAACCATCATGTTAACCGGCGATCACGAAACGACAGCGCGGGCCATTGCCTCTTCCCTTCCACTTACCGATATTCGCGCTGAATTGCTTCCAGAAGAAAAATTGACGGCGATTCAAACGCTACAGCAACAATCAGGACGTATCGCGATGGTCGGCGACGGTGTCAACGATGCTCCCGCGCTCGCTGCGGCAAACATTGGCATTGCCATGGGGGATATTGGAACAGATGTAGCGTTAGAAACAGCGGACGTTGTCTTGATGGGCGATGATCTTGGGAAACTCCCATATGCCATTCGGTTAGGACGGAAAACGATGCGCATTATTCAACAGAATATTGCTCTTGCTTTTTTGTTAAAAGTGCTGGCACTTGTTCTTATTATTCCAGGTTGGCTTACGCTATGGATGGCCATTTTTGCGGATATGGGAGCGACGCTGCTCGTATTGCTCAATTCGATGCGGCTGCTTCGTCTAGGCGCGGTCAGCAAATGA
- a CDS encoding YetF domain-containing protein: MKWMHLTVELVTGFVLLFLVVKVAGKKLIHQISPFTFISALVLGELLGNALYDDHVHLWYIIYSISLWGALLLLVEYMNQKWLSFRRLSEGKPTALIRNGVIDYEALKKNRMTLNQLQSLLRQSETFSLREVAYCYLEANGSISVLKKSKYQKTTREDFQLPPQSVYVPITLIRDGELLIDELRELGKDEEWLRRELRAYGVASYQEVLIAEWLEGDGLFVQTYS; this comes from the coding sequence ATGAAATGGATGCATTTAACAGTTGAGCTTGTGACAGGATTTGTACTTTTGTTTCTCGTTGTGAAAGTAGCCGGCAAAAAACTGATCCATCAAATAAGCCCATTTACGTTTATTTCAGCGCTTGTATTAGGAGAGCTGTTAGGAAACGCTCTGTATGATGATCATGTCCATCTGTGGTATATCATCTATTCGATATCGTTGTGGGGAGCTTTATTATTGCTTGTCGAATACATGAATCAAAAATGGCTCTCGTTTCGCCGTCTTAGCGAGGGAAAACCGACAGCGCTAATCCGCAATGGGGTCATTGATTATGAAGCGTTGAAGAAAAATCGGATGACGCTAAATCAACTGCAAAGTTTGCTTCGGCAAAGCGAAACGTTTTCCTTGAGGGAAGTCGCTTATTGTTATTTAGAAGCCAATGGTTCGATCAGTGTCTTAAAAAAATCAAAATATCAAAAAACAACGCGGGAAGATTTTCAGCTTCCTCCGCAGTCGGTTTACGTTCCGATTACGCTCATTCGCGATGGAGAGCTGCTTATCGATGAACTGCGTGAGCTTGGTAAAGATGAAGAGTGGCTACGGCGGGAGCTCCGTGCCTATGGGGTGGCATCGTATCAAGAAGTTTTAATTGCCGAGTGGCTGGAAGGGGACGGTCTGTTTGTGCAGACGTATTCGTAA